Proteins encoded by one window of Channa argus isolate prfri chromosome 1, Channa argus male v1.0, whole genome shotgun sequence:
- the ahdc1 gene encoding transcription factor Gibbin has protein sequence MSGLSDHLFTGQTGAPVGCGGNQAEEKGCVGGLEELGGPDLWARELRLQEESQDPSNDGLASVTSDRFPPPSSSTLANGLHLQRRLGLNTYRRRQTETHATADSHKFVETLRNMQTHIDPDAQAVSHAHTDNCGNMDINAHMGSIGGEHSRALTPEAIHTTSPQPLSLTLGSHPASNNQLAASVLTVETDVPSNFCPVPISPNSTIGSSPLPVEAEKKYALRSSGRPRFPCHLRKSSRLRRNMEEGEKRAGKERTGDEEDEVLEEKIWRVKEEELVLNEEEEHSSVEAVPPMAPCPADIALALTVSKPVPKAIPKPGPRLGHKPGPKSRSRPGLKTVHKAGPKSVMKQRQAAQAIAHRVTPLLPYAKTSTIPATLLSVKEEPVAEMGGCPPNNQRRGRFVGVRKIVVKVARIPVSLSRRQKSYKISNLETVTGAEKGNDGGLEGSEAVREPTALLRMKNNGKSVMVMFPPGELPVILKRRRGRPPKQALPGIPGEPPNAGNPGGNGEQPRKPRRRRRTKLPSPYPSYVNDTNDVKTEYGDVLSKLAFLNRQPPATGRSSPPRCWTPSEPESFHAPLENPGISTLLHRLTGFRRPRGGRGGGIGRGGGAAGGIGGNERNKSTFSDFFEYIGKKRKLSPVSEHGLPRKRGKGGGGVGRGGGVVGTEQRGEKIVRKRRMRKNGAFKGEGGSMGQEWPNGAGGWGEDGGMNKDKGLGGFQLCGSPRGGFSSPCEAGRGGTYNSPGGSRGVGPAGEEPQGLFPGYFRSLLDSDDSSDLLDISSSQSDPRKASSTPCFEPSSPATGHSWSPAFSKWSSKGPNSGVEGSAQTHCSSSRPPYNYVSLSQSSPTTSTYPKSTPPSLSHSPSSPHPASYGHYSSGFSSSSPAVSQRSSDCSFAYGSGHSSGKATPVGQIGYSSYQAAAKRGYSGFPAAAHSSMVRGESTGPTSPGGGYMSVAKSSPFSSSSSPEGYKQYNSNQWSYRQGYGGWSTDSFGSQYHCYSEYGSNESKDILDISNYTPQKAKRPPFPESLSESSSDSLHLGSAPTGSGPSSTGGTYKQNEAASFSGEGGQSSLSSLEKLMMDWHESASGPSYNWSQNVLFQGGGTSKTSRGRRKRTELSEKEGGSALTSDSPSSPSPTPTPGPKRGGIGGRGRGSRGGRGGLSPCQRERPSGAKGRGKAPSTSGGGVTTGGPEGSGLFQETLDYYSGDSSSLSPLATPNPPPPSSYLQDPCEYPSPYSAHPSTPSSEERYPALYPGESSSSLSPSVSSPPYPPKPTPPPPQSYHPISSRTFSPSCSPSPRVTPHCGTALSPSHRPPPKDPQFSQYDSPSYCSSPYWYGQTSHSGSPSPHSHSTHSNTAVHTHSNQHTSPHGNTHGNTLASPNANTHTHMTSTPHDTHHHNTQPHANLSTHTNTHPASHLQSNPLSHSSPHASTQPHHNTHTNPNTHLPSHTHCNPNSILHSHSTPALYEERSPLSTVTPHKRDLATHTMSTGHLHSPYPKPPLDSSPVQEDTSGYSLSHQSYQSMGHRYPSQAAQGGGVLCQLLDPANDDSFSVTSL, from the exons ATGAGTGGTTTGTCAGATCACCTATTTACAGGCCAAACTGGGGCTCCAGTGGGCTGTGGTGGAAATCAGGCAGAGGAGAAAGGGTGTGTTGGGGGGCTGGAGGAGTTGGGAGGGCCTGATCTCTGGGCCAGGGAGCTCAGGCTGCAGGAGGAATCCCAGGACCCTTCTAACGATGGACTGGCATCGGTGACCTCCGACCGCTTTCCTCCCCCCTCTTCTTCCACCCTGGCTAACGGCCTCCACCTACAAAGAAGGCTGGGGCTGAACACCTATAGGCGGAGGCAGACGGAGACACATGCAACAGCTGATTCACATAAATTTGTAGAGACACTTAGAAACATGCAAACGCACATAGACCCAGATGCACAGGCtgtttcacatgcacacactgataACTGTGGAAACATGGATATCAATGCACATATGGGTTCTATTGGGGGAGAACACTCCAGAGCTCTTACACCAGAGGCCATACACACAACCTCACCTCAGCCCCTGTCTTTGACACTTGGCAGTCATCCTGCCTCCAACAATCAGCTGGCAGCCTCAGTTCTAACAGTAGAGACAGATGTCCCCTCAAACTTTTGTCCTGTACCTATTAGTCCAAACTCAACGATAggctcttctcctcttcctgtgGAGGCAGAGAAGAAGTATGCACTCCGCAGCTCTGGACGTCCTCGCTTTCCATGTCACCTGCGCAAATCCTCCCGCCTCCGCCGAAAcatggaggagggagagaaaagagcagggaaggagaggacaggagatgaggaggatgaagtaTTAGAGGAGAAAATTTGGAGGGTTAAAGAGGAGGAGTTGGTGCTTAATGAGGAAGAAGAGCATTCGTCTGTAGAAGCTGTTCCCCCCATGGCTCCCTGCCCTGCAGACATTGCTCTTGCTTTGACGGTATCCAAACCTGTTCCTAAAGCTATACCTAAACCTGGACCCAGACTCGGGCATAAACCTGGACCCAAATCCAGGTCGAGACCTGGCCTTAAAACTGTCCATAAAGCTGGTCCTAAAAGTGTCATGAAACAGCGACAGGCAGCTCAGGCCATTGCTCATCGTGTTACGCCTCTTCTCCCATATGCAAAAACATCCACCATTCCTGCAACTCTGCTAAGTGTGAAGGAGGAACCTGTTGCTGAGATGGGGGGATGTCCTCCCAATAACCAGAGACGTGGACGTTTTGTTGGA gtgaGGAAGATTGTTGTCAAGGTGGCTCGCATTCCTGTCAGCCTTAGTCGCCGACAGAAGAGCTACAAGATTTCCAATTTAGAGACAGTTACAGGGGCAGAGAAGGGCAATGATGGTGGTCTGGAGGGCTCAGAGGCAGTTCGTGAGCCAACTGCGCTTCTCCGCATGAAGAACAATGGGAAGAGTGTTATGGTGATGTTCCCTCCTGGAGAGCTGCCTGTTATTCTTAAACGCAGGCGGGGGCGACCACCTAAACAGGCTCTACCAGGAATCCCGGGAGAGCCTCCAAATGCTGGGAATCCTGGTGGGAATGGAGAGCAGCCTAGAAAGCCCCGGAGGCGGCGTCGGACTAAACTCCCTTCTCCTTATCCATCCTATGTTAATGATACAAatgatgtaaaaacagaatatgGGGATGTTCTGTCCAAACTGGCCTTTTTAAACCGTCAGCCCCCTGCCACTGGCCGTTCTTCTCCCCCTCGCTGTTGGACACCCAGTGAGCCAGAAAGCTTTCATGCCCCCTTGGAAAACCCTGGAATATCCACCCTGCTCCACCGGCTCACTGGGTTTAGACGCCCCCGAGGTGGCAGGGGAGGGGGTATTGGTAGaggtggaggagcagcaggGGGGATTGGGGGCAATGAGCGCAATAAGAGCACCTTCAGTGATTTTTTTGAATACATTGGCAAGAAACGGAAACTGAGTCCCGTGTCTGAGCATGGATTACCCAGAAAAAGGGGGAAGGGTGGAGGTGGGGTTGGTAGGGGAGGAGGTGTTGTAGGAACCGAGCAAAGGGGAGAAAAGATAGTCAGGAAGAGGCGTATGAGAAAAAATGGCGCATTTAAAGGGGAGGGGGGTTCTATGGGGCAGGAATGGCCCAATGGTGCAGGTGGCTGGGGTGAAGATGGGGGTATGAACAAGGACAAAGGTTTGGGTGGATTTCAGCTCTGTGGATCTCCAAGAGGAGGGTTTTCCTCCCCCTGTGAGGCTGGAAGAGGTGGTACATACAATAGTCCAGGAGGAAGCAGAGGGGTTGGGCCAGCTGGGGAGGAACCACAAGGCCTTTTTCCTGGATATTTCCGGTCACTGCTCGACTCAGATGATTCATCAGACCTGCTGGACATCTCCTCTTCACAGTCAGACCCCCGCAAAGCTTCATCTACCCCTTGTTTTGAGCCATCGAGCCCAGCTACTGGTCACAGCTGGTCCCCTGCATTTTCCAAGTGGAGCTCCAAGGGGCCAAATTCTGGTGTAGAGGGTTCAGCCCAGACACATTGCTCCTCATCGAGGCCCCCGTACAACTATGTCAGCCTTTCCCAATCATCACCCACCACTTCTACCTATCCCAAATCcactcctccatctctctcacactctcctAGCTCCCCTCATCCTGCCTCTTATGGACACTACTCCTCTggcttctcctcctcttcacctgCAGTGTCACAGCGATCCTCAGACTGCAGCTTTGCGTATGGGTCTGGGCACAGCAGTGGTAAGGCTACCCCTGTTGGCCAAATTGGTTATTCTAGCTACCAAGCAGCAGCCAAGCGGGGCTATAGTGGATTTCCTGCAGCGGCTCATTCCTCTATGGTGCGGGGGGAGTCAACAGGGCccacatcacctggaggagggTATATGTCTGTTGCCAAAAGTAGCCCCTTtagctcttcctcctctccagaAGGTTACAAACAGTACAACTCCAATCAGTGGAGCTACAG acaaGGTTATGGTGGCTGGTCAACAGACAGCTTTGGGTCTCAGTATCACTGCTACAGTGAATATGGCTCCAATGAGTCCAAAGACATCTTGGACATCTCAAACTACACCCCCCAGAAGGCCAAGCGACCACCTTTTCCTGAAAGTCTATCAGAATCCTCCTCTGATTCTTTGCATCTTGGGTCTGCACCCACTGGTAGTGGACCTAGTTCCACAGGTGGCACATATAAACAGAATGAAGCTGCTTCTTTTAGTGGAGAAGGAGGTCAGTCAAGCCTGTCCAGCCTGGAGAAGCTGATGATGGATTGGCATGAGAGCGCTTCAGGACCCTCATATAACTGGAGCCAGAATGTCCTCTTCCAAGGTGGGGGAACCAGTAAAACCAGCCGCGGTCGCAGGAAACGGACTGAACTGTCAGAAAAGGAGGGGGGTTCTGCTTTAACCTCTGATTCTCCTTCCAGTCCCTCCCCAACACCTACTCCTGGACCTAAGCGGGGAGGGATTGGAGGACGGGGCAGAGGGTCTAGAGGAGGTAGAGGGGGATTGTCTCCGTGTCAGAGAGAGCGGCCATCAGGGGCAAAAGGCAGGGGCAAGGCCCCTTCTACATCAGGAGGAGGAGTGACTACTGGAGGTCCAGAGGGTTCTGGGCTCTTCCAGGAGACGCTAGACTACTACAGTGGAGACAGTAGTAGCCTCTCTCCCTTGGCCACACCCAATCCTCCACCACCTTCCAGCTACCTCCAGGACCCTTGTGAGTACCCTTCCCCTTATTCTGCCCACCCCTCCACACCTTCCTCTGAGGAGCGGTATCCAGCCTTGTACCCTGGAGAgtcctcctcttctctgtcaCCCAGTGTCTCTTCTCCCCCTTATCCTCCTAAGcccacccctcctcccccccAGTCTTACCACCCCATCTCCTCCAGGACCTTCTCCCCCTCCTGTTCTCCCTCACCACGGGTAACACCCCATTGTGGCACTGCACTCAGTCCTTCACATCGCCCCCCTCCAAAAGATCCACAGTTCTCGCAGTATGACTCCCCCAGCTACTGCAGCTCCCCCTACTGGTACGGACAGACATCCCACAGTGGCAGCCCCAGCCCGCattcacacagcacacactcaaATACAGCCGTGCACACACATAGCAACCAGCACACAAGTCCTCATGGAAATACACATGGTAACACACTCGCTAGcccaaatgcaaacacacacacacacatgacctCAACCCCACATGACACACATCATCATAATACACAGCCCCATGCAAACTTgagcacacacaccaacacccATCCAGCCTCACACCTCCAGAGCAACCCCCTCTCCCACTCAAGCCCACATGCCAGCACCCAGCcccaccacaacacacacaccaatcccAACACCCATCTCCCCTCCCATACACACTGCAACCCCAACTCCATTCTCCACTCCCACTCAACACCTGCGCTTTATGAAGAGCGCAGCCCTCTTTCTACCGTGACCCCACACAAGCGGGATCTGGCCACCCACACCATGAGCACAGGCCATCTCCACTCCCCATACCCCAAACCACCCCTGGATTCATCGCCCGTTCAGGAGGACACTAGCGGCTACTCCCTCTCCCACCAGTCCTACCAGAGCATGGGACATCGTTACCCCTCCCAGGCAGCTCAGGGAGGTGGGGTTTTGTGCCAGCTGCTAGACCCAGCTAATGATGACAGCTTCAGTGTCACCAGCCTGTAA